ACCGGTCCCTCGCGCACGAGCCGTTCCCGGTCGCCGACCCGGCCTACCTCGTCGAGGAGACCGTCACCTGCGTCCTGCAGGTGCAGGGCAAGGTGCGCGGCCGCGTCGAGGTCGGCGTGGACGTGTCCGACGACGAGCTCACCGCGCTCGCGCTCGCCGACCCGGGCGTGCAGCGCGCGCTCGCCGGCCGCGACGTGCGCACCGTCGTCGTGCGCGCCCCGCGCCTCGTCAACGTGGTGCCGGCCTGACCGCGTCCACCGGGCGACGTGCGGGCCCGCGCCCGCACGTCGCCGTGGTCACCGACTCGACGGCGGCCCTGAGCCCCGCGGACGCCGCGGCGTGGGGGATCGAGGTCGTCCCGCTCGACGTCGTGGTCGACGGGGAGCGGCACGCCGAGGGCGTCGACCTCGGCCCTGCCGAGCTCCTCGCCGCCCTCGGTCGCGGCGCCCGCGTGACGACCTCGCAGCCGCCGCCCGCCGCGTTCGCCGCGGCCTACGAGCGCACCGTCGCCGGGGGTGCCCGCGAGATCGTCTCCGTGCACCTCGCGGGCGGCCTGTCCGGGACCGTGCAGGCGGCCCGTGTGGCCGCCGCGACCGTGCCCGTGCCGGTGCACGTCGTGGACTCCGGCACCGCCGGGATGGCCCTCGGCTTCGCGGTGCTGGCCGCCGCCCGCGCTGCGCAAGGTCCGTCCACGTCCGTGACCCCCGCGCCGCGCGGGGTACGTGGCTGGTGGCACGAGCGCTTCGCGCGACCGGCGACCGCCGGCGGCGTGGAGGTCGCCGAGGTCGCCCGAACGGTCGCCGCGTCGAGCCGGGTGTGGTTCCTGGTCGACTCGCTCGACCACCTCCGTCGCGGCGGCCGGCTCGGCGCGACCGCCGCGGCGCTCGGCACCGTCCTCGGTCTGCGCCCGATCCTCACCGTGCGCGACGGGTCCGTCGTCGTCGTCGAGAAGGTCCGCACGCGTCGCGCCGCCCGGGACCGGCTCGAGGCGCTCGCGGTCGCCGACGTCGCCCGCCGCACGTCCGCCCGCGTCGCGGTCCACCACCTCCAGCAGCCGGAGCTCGCCGCCGCGGTGGCGGAGCAGGTCCGCGTCTGGGGCGCGCAGCGTGTCGTCGAGGCCGTCACGTGCGACGCGGGGGCGGTGCTGGCCGCACACGTCGGACCAGGTCTGCTCGCGATCGTGGTCGCCGACGCCTGACGCGTCCCCGGGAGGGCCGCCCCGCACCCGCCGTCGTCCGGCCCGTGCGTGTCCGCTCGCTCCCGTGAGCCGTCCACAGCACGCCCGGACGACCGAGCGTCCACGCGCGCCGCTCGGTACGGCCCGTGCCCCCCACGGGGCTGCCTAGCGTCGCGACGTGCCCCGCCATCCCGAGGATGCACCACGCCGCCGCCTGGACGACCTGACGCGTCGACCCGCCGGCGGCTGGACGCCGACACGTCCGCGGACGTCCCTAGCCCCGCCGCCGGCGGCGACGCCGCCGCGTGACGGCCTCCCGCCGTCGACGCCGCCGCGCGACGGCGTTCCGGCGGTGGTGCCGGCGCGAGACGGCGTGACGGCGCGAAACGGCGTTCCGGCGGTCACGCCGACGCGTGACGGCCTTGCGGCATCACCGCCGCCGCGTGACGACCTCCCGACCGAACGGCTCCCGGCGGACCCGATGGGCGAGGACTGGGCACCGGAAGGTCCGGCGCGCCGCACCGGCGCCACGGACCCGACCCGGCCCGCGGGCGCCGCCTCGTGGGACGTCGGCGACGCGCTCGAGACGGTGCGGGACGGCTACGTCGCGTCGCACGGGCGCCCGCCGCTCGACGCGCTCGGCGACACCGGCACGGACCTCCCCACGGCACGACGCCGCCGCGACACCCCGCGCGTGCGCTGGCTCGTGTCGTGGCGGGTCGCGGCGACCGCGGCCGTCGTCGTCGTGCTCGCTGCGGGGACCGTCGCCGCCCGCACCTCGGGGCACGCGTCCGGGCCGGTCGTCGAGATCCCCGCCCCGGGAGGCGCGTCCGCGCCGACCGGGCGCGACGCGGCGGCAGGGGACGGCGGCAGTCTTCCGAGCGGATCGTCCGCGGGTGTCACGGCCGCGGCTGCCGTGCCCGACCCCGGACCCGTCGTGGTGCACGTCGTCGGTGCGGTCGCCGTCCCGGGAGTCGTGCGTCTTCCCGACGGGGCGCGCGTCGGCGACGCGCTCACCGCGGCGGGCGGGCCGACCGCCGACGCCGACCTGTCGACGGTCAACCTCGCTCGGGTCGTCGTGGACGGCGAGCAGGTCCTCGTGCGGCGCGTGGGGGAACAGGCCGCGCCCGGTGCCTCTGGCCCGCCGTCGACGGGACCGGCCACGGGCGCCGGCACCGACCCCGCGGCTCCCGTCGACCTCAACACGGCCGACGTGGCCGCGCTCGACGCCCTGCCCGGCATCGGCCCCGTGCTCGCGCAGCGGATCGTCGACCACCGGACCGCCCGCCCGTTCGGCACGGTGGACGAGCTCGCCGACGTCCGCGGGATCGGCCCCGCGCTCCTCGAGAACCTCCGGCCGCTGGTGCGCGTGTGAGCCGCGGGCCGGGACGACCACCGCTCGCCGCAGCGGACGGCCGGCACGCCGCCGACCGCGTGACCGACGCGGTCGCGCCACGCCCCGTGCTCGACCTCCGGATGGTCGGCGCGGCGGTCGGCGCATGGCTCACGGCGTGCGTCGTCGTCAGGACCGACCCGACGGCGGCCCACGGCGCGGCCGTCGCGAGCGCGGCCGGGGCGGTGGCGCTGCTCCTCGCCGACCGCCGACGTGGTCCAGGGACTCGCGGGCGCGCGGCTGGCTCGTCGCGCACGGGCTCGATCCAGGCGTCGGTGGCGCTCGTCCTCGCGGTCGTCTCCGCCGTGCTCGTGGCCGGCGCCGCGCACGTCGCGGTGCGCGAGGCGGTGGCCCCGACGGCGGTCGCCCACCCGTCGGCCACGCGGTCGGCGGTCGTCGACCCCTCGGTCGCGCGGTCGGCGGTCGTCGACCCCTCGGCCGGACGCCCGACGCCCACGGCCGGGAGCGACCCCGCGACCGCGGCCACGTCACCGACGACGACGGCTCCGTCTGACAGGCACGAGGCCGCGCGCGTCGCTCCGGGACCCGCGCGCGCGGTCGTGACGGGGACGGTGCAGGGGATCGCGCGACCCCTGCCGCCGCCGTGGCCGGGTGCCCCCGCCCGCGCGCGCGTCGAGCTCCGGGTCGAGCGCGTCGAGCGCGACGGTGCCGTGACCGCGGCCGCAGGCACCGTCGCCGTGCTGGGGCCCACGGGGTGGGGCGCCGCGCAGCCGGGGGAGCGGGTCCGGGTCGTCGGGCGGTGGACCGCGCTCGCGGCGGGCGAGCGCGCGGCGGCGGTCCTCGTCACCGACGACGACCCGGTGGTCGTCGCGTCGGCCCCCGGGGTGCATCGCGCCGCCGCCGCGGTCCGGACGACCGTCGCACGTCAGGCCGACGCTCTGGGGGGCGACGCCGGAGCGCTTCTCCCGGGCGTCACGGTCGGGGACACGAGGGCGGTGCCGGAGGACCTCCGTGACGCCCTGCGCGTCTCGGGCCTGACGCACCTGACGGCGGTCTCGGGCGCGCACTTCTCGCTCGTCGGTGCCCTCGCGATCGCGTGCGTCGGCGCGGTCGGCGCACCACGGGTCCTGCGTGCGGCGGCCGTCGCGCTGGTCGGTGCGGGGCTCGTCGTGCTCGTCGGCCCGTCCCCGAGCGTCCTGAGAGCGGCCGTGATGGCGTGCGTCGCGTGCGCCGGGTTGCTGCTCGGACGACGTTCCGCGTCACCGGCGGCGCTGTCGACGGCCGTCGTCGTGCTGCTCGTCGTCGACCCGTGGCTCGCGACGGAGCTGGGGTTCGCGCTGTCCGTGCTCGCGACCGGAGGGCTCGTGCTGCTCGGTGGACCGCTCGCCGACCGGTGGGCCGCGCACCTGCCCCGGCCGGTCGCGGTCGGACTCGCGGCACCGGTCGCCGCCCAGGTCGCGTGCGGGCCGGTGGTGCTGGCCGTCGCTCCTGCGGTCCCGGTGCTCGCGGTCGTCGCCAACCTGCTCGCCGCGCCGGCGGTCGCCCCCGCGACCGTGCTGGGGCTCGCCGGCGCTCTCGTCGGGACCTGGTGGCCCGCCGGCGGCGACCTGCTCGCCGCGCCGGCGGGAGCGGCGTGCTGGTGGATCGGCGCGGTCGCCCGCGGCGTCGCGGCGACCCCGGGCGCGGCCGTCACCTGGGTCCCGGGCGTCCCCGGCATGGTGCTCCTCGCGGTCGCCGGTGCCGCCGCCGTCCGCCTGTGCTGGCCCCGCGAGCCCGCGCGGTGACCTCCCCGGCACTCCCGTCCCGGTCGGCGTCCGCCGCGGGTCGACACGGCGCGCGGCGCCGCAGACCGGTCATGGTCCGTCCGGCCGGCGGCCCCGGCCCGAGATGTGCGGGAGGCGTCGGTGGTGTCTGGCAGGCTGTGCGCGTGCCTCCCGCCAGCCGCCGCAGCTCCGCCCGTACCGCCGCGCCGGCCGGTCCGACCTGGCAGGACGTCGAGCCGGCGCCGGTCGTGCTGGTGAGCGGTCCGGAGGACCTCCTCGCGGACCGCGCCGTCGACCGCCTCGTCGAGCTGGGACGGGCCACCGACCCCGGTCTCGAGGTGACCCGGCTGGACGCCGCGGACTACACGAGCGGCTCGCTCTCGGTCGTCACGAGCCCGTCGCTCTTCGCGGAGGACAGGCTCGTCGTCGTGTCCGGCCTGGAGCGCGCGGGGGACGACCTCCTCGCCGACGTGACGGCTTACCTCGGCGCCCCGGCGTCCGACGTCGTCGTGGTGCTGCGGCACGCGGGCGGCCAGCGCGGCAAGAAGCTGCTCGACACGCTCAAGGCGCAGCGCGTCCCGATCGTCGCGTGCGACGCCGTCAAGACCGACGGCGACAAGACGGCCTTCGTCAGCGCGGAGCTGCGGCGAGCGGGCCGACGCGCGGACGGGCAGGCGGTCCGGGCGCTCGTCGACGCGGTCGGCAGCGACCTGCGGGAGCTCGCCGCGGCC
The sequence above is a segment of the Cellulomonas fimi genome. Coding sequences within it:
- a CDS encoding DegV family protein — protein: MVTDSTAALSPADAAAWGIEVVPLDVVVDGERHAEGVDLGPAELLAALGRGARVTTSQPPPAAFAAAYERTVAGGAREIVSVHLAGGLSGTVQAARVAAATVPVPVHVVDSGTAGMALGFAVLAAARAAQGPSTSVTPAPRGVRGWWHERFARPATAGGVEVAEVARTVAASSRVWFLVDSLDHLRRGGRLGATAAALGTVLGLRPILTVRDGSVVVVEKVRTRRAARDRLEALAVADVARRTSARVAVHHLQQPELAAAVAEQVRVWGAQRVVEAVTCDAGAVLAAHVGPGLLAIVVADA
- a CDS encoding ComEA family DNA-binding protein, producing MGEDWAPEGPARRTGATDPTRPAGAASWDVGDALETVRDGYVASHGRPPLDALGDTGTDLPTARRRRDTPRVRWLVSWRVAATAAVVVVLAAGTVAARTSGHASGPVVEIPAPGGASAPTGRDAAAGDGGSLPSGSSAGVTAAAAVPDPGPVVVHVVGAVAVPGVVRLPDGARVGDALTAAGGPTADADLSTVNLARVVVDGEQVLVRRVGEQAAPGASGPPSTGPATGAGTDPAAPVDLNTADVAALDALPGIGPVLAQRIVDHRTARPFGTVDELADVRGIGPALLENLRPLVRV
- a CDS encoding ComEC/Rec2 family competence protein, which translates into the protein MSRGPGRPPLAAADGRHAADRVTDAVAPRPVLDLRMVGAAVGAWLTACVVVRTDPTAAHGAAVASAAGAVALLLADRRRGPGTRGRAAGSSRTGSIQASVALVLAVVSAVLVAGAAHVAVREAVAPTAVAHPSATRSAVVDPSVARSAVVDPSAGRPTPTAGSDPATAATSPTTTAPSDRHEAARVAPGPARAVVTGTVQGIARPLPPPWPGAPARARVELRVERVERDGAVTAAAGTVAVLGPTGWGAAQPGERVRVVGRWTALAAGERAAAVLVTDDDPVVVASAPGVHRAAAAVRTTVARQADALGGDAGALLPGVTVGDTRAVPEDLRDALRVSGLTHLTAVSGAHFSLVGALAIACVGAVGAPRVLRAAAVALVGAGLVVLVGPSPSVLRAAVMACVACAGLLLGRRSASPAALSTAVVVLLVVDPWLATELGFALSVLATGGLVLLGGPLADRWAAHLPRPVAVGLAAPVAAQVACGPVVLAVAPAVPVLAVVANLLAAPAVAPATVLGLAGALVGTWWPAGGDLLAAPAGAACWWIGAVARGVAATPGAAVTWVPGVPGMVLLAVAGAAAVRLCWPREPAR
- the holA gene encoding DNA polymerase III subunit delta, with the protein product MPPASRRSSARTAAPAGPTWQDVEPAPVVLVSGPEDLLADRAVDRLVELGRATDPGLEVTRLDAADYTSGSLSVVTSPSLFAEDRLVVVSGLERAGDDLLADVTAYLGAPASDVVVVLRHAGGQRGKKLLDTLKAQRVPIVACDAVKTDGDKTAFVSAELRRAGRRADGQAVRALVDAVGSDLRELAAACAQLVADTTGLIGADVVERYYGGRIEATGFRVADAAVAGDAGQAVALLRHALATGVDPVPIVAALAAKLRVLAKVAAVRGRGAGAVRELGLAPWQTDRALADLRRWTPEGLAAAISSVAQADAEVKGEGRDPRFAVERAVLRVAAASGTV